The following is a genomic window from Luteitalea sp..
TGTCGCCGTCGAGATGGAGCCACGCCGGCTGTACGTCGAAGCCGATGCCGAGCCGCTTCGCGCGCGCGATGGCGTGTGGGTCGGGGAAGTTCGCGTGTGTCGCGGTGAAGCGCCGCTCGCCGAGCGTGCCTCGCTCGTCAACGGCTTCGTAGGCGTCGAGCAGGACGTCCAGGGCGCCGCCGCCCACCACGTGCGCAGTCATCTGCCACCCAAGGTCACGTGCGAGACGTGCGGTCAGCTGCACGTTGGCCGCCGGGGTCGTCAGCTCGCCTCGATACGTGGAATCGCTGTAGCCATAGACGTCGGTGCGCGTGCCGTACGGCGCGCGCAGATACGCCGTCCCCATCAGCATGCCGCCGTCGACGACAACCTTGAGCGAGCCGACCCGGAGCCAATCGTCGCCCCACCCGGTGATGAAAGGCAGTCCCTCGATCTGGTGCCGGAGCTCTTCCGGCCGAGCGGCGCCGTTGAGGCGATAGGTGACCGACGTTCGCACGGTCAGGCCGCGGTCGCGGCGTAGTGCCTGATAGGCGCGAAAGCCCGCCGGATCCTCGGCGCGATCGATCGTGCTCGTGATGCCGACCCTGTTGTAGCGCGCGTGCACGCGCGCTAGCGCCTCGACGCGGTCGCGCGCGGTCCATGCGCGAGGCTGGCGCAGCGGACCCAACAGCTCCGAGGCGCCGAGAATGAGACCCGTCGGCTCGCCTTTCTCGTCGCGGCCCAGCTTGCCGCCCGGCGGGTCGGGGCTGTCGCGCGTAATGCCGTACTTCTCGAGGAGGAGCGAGTTGAGGACCGACGCGTAGCCATTGTCGACCACGACCGGCCGATCCGCTGCCACCGCATCTAGCTCTTCTCGCGTCGGATAGCGGCGTTCCGCCAGCCGTGTGGCGAAGACCTTCGGCACGACGATCGGTGTTCCAGCCGGCGTGTCTGCCGCCCGATCACGGATGTAGCGCTGGATGGCGGCAATCGAGTCGAACGGCGGCAGCGGGCTGTCCGTTTCGGAAAGTGCGGCTTCGATCGGGTGCGTGTGAGCGTCGATCAAGCCCGGCACGACCGTTTGCCCCTGCAGGTCGATCTTCGTGGTGCTCGGTCCTGCCGTGGCGAGCACCTCTTCGTTCGTGCCCACCGCGAGGAAGCTGTTGCCGCTCACCGCCAGCGCCTCCGCGGCTTCTACGCCTTCCCACAGCGTGATGATCTTTCCGTTGTAGTACACGGCATCCGCAACCGGCTCGGCGGCCGGGAGGACCGCCACTCCGAGGACGAGGGTTGTTGCAAACCGAGCGAACAATGAAGCCCCCAATACAGGAATCGGGAATCAGGAAACGGGAAACAGGGACAGAGACACAAAAGGGAGACCGGGCAGCACACCCGCATCAGGATAAACGCATTTGACGCTCGTGGACCACAGGGCTGCACAGCTCGCGGTGCATCCGGAAGTCTGCGGTAAGATCCAAGGTTTGGGCTTGGTGAGGACGCCCGCGTCGTGCGGGCCTCGTTTCCCGAGCGGCTCTGCGGTCCCATTTATGCTTCGACTCGGTATCGTCGGTCTTCCCAATGTCGGTAAGTCCACCCTGTTCAATGCCCTGACCTCGGCCGGCGCCGTGGTGGCCAACTATCCCTTTGCCACCATCGAGCCGAATACCGGCGTCGTGACAGTGCCCGACGAGCGACTGGACCAGATTACGGCGTTGGTGCAGCCTCAACGGGTCGTGCCTGCGACGGTCGAGTTCGTCGATATCGCCGGCCTGGTACGAGGCGCGAGCCAGGGTGAGGGGCTCGGCAACCAGTTCCTCGCCAACATCCGCGAGGTGGATGCCATCGTGCACGTCGTTCGCTGTTTCGAGGACCCCAACGTCCAGCACGTGACGGGGGCGCCCGACCCGGAGCGCGATCGCGCGATCGTCAACATCGAGCTGGCGCTCGCCGACCTCGGCACCGTCGATCGTCGTCTCGAGCGATCGTCGAAGGCGGCCAAGTCGGGCGATGCAGCGCTCAAGGCCGAAGTTCACCTGCTCGAGCGGGTGCGGGCACATCTGTCCGACGGGCGGTCCGTGCGGACCTTTGACGCCGGAGACGAGGAGCGTGCACTGTTGCCGGGCTTGCACCTGCTCACCGCGAAGCCGGAGCTGTATGCCGCCAACGTCGCGGAGCACGATGCGGCGTGCGGCAACGCGTACGTGCGCGCGCTGGAGGAGGCCGTCGCACGTGACGAGGAAGAGGCGTCGGTCGTGGTCCTGTCGGCCAAGGTCGAAGCGGAGCTCGTCGAGCTGCCGGCGTCGGACCGACGCGAGTTTCTCGAGTCGCTTGGCTTGCACGAGTCAGGGCTCGATCGCGTGGCGCGCGCCGCGTACAGATTGCTGGGCCTGCGAAGCTACTTCACGGGAAGTGAGAAAGAAGCGCGCGCCTGGACGATTCGGGCCGGTGACAAGGCGCCCGCCGCCGCGGGCGTGATTCATAGCGATTTCGAGCGCGGATTCATCCGTGCAGAGACCGTCGCGTTCGAGGACTTCGTTCGTGTGGGCGGCTGGAAGCCAGCCCGCGAAAAAGGTCTGGTACGTGCGGAAGGCAAGGACTACGTCGTGCAGGACGGCGATGTCATTGTCTTTCGTTTCAATGTATAGGTAGGGCCGCCTCGCCGAGGCGGCCGAACTAAGGGAGAGCTCCATGGTCGCGCCACGCAAGATCGGCGAGTTCGTCTGGGAGCTGCCGGTTGGCTTCGTGCCGGGCATGCAGGTGCCAGGCCGGATCTTTGCCTCCGATGCGTTGATGCAAAAGGCCATCGAGGACAAGGCCGTGCAGCAAGTGGCCAACGTCGCCACGTTGCCAGGCATCGTCGTGGCTTCGCTGGCGATGCCCGACATCCATTGGGGTTATGGCTTTCCAATCGGGGGTGTTGCTGCCACCGATGTCGAGCACGGGGGCGTGATCTCACCGGGCGGCGTCGGGTTCGACATCGGCTGCGGTGTGCGGCTGTTGCGCAGCGACCTCGCGTACGACACCGATGTCAAGCCGCGCCTCCGCGAGCTGGTCGACACGCTCGGCCACCGTGTGCCGCGTGGGGTGGGCGGGCGCGGTCGGATGTCGCTCGGTGTCGGTGAGGTGGATCAGGTGCTGCGCGAGGGTGCTCGGTTTGCGGTTGCGCGCGGCGCCGGCTGGGACGAGGACCTCGAGAGCTGCGAGAGCGGTGGGACGTTGCCAGATGCGGAGCCTGCCTTCATCTCGGCGCGCGCAAAGGAGCGCGGGGCGCCACAGCTCGGCAGCCTCGGCGCTGGCAATCACTTCCTCGAAGTACAGGTGGTCGACGAGATCCGAGATGCCGCTGCTGCTGCCGCCATGGAGCTCTTCCAAGGGCAAGTGTGCGTGATGATCCACTCGGGCTCTCGCGGCATCGGTCATCAGACGTGCACGGATCATTTGCGTGTGATCGATCGACTGCAGGCAACGCTTGGCTACGCCTTACCGGATCGACAGCTGGCGTGCGTGCCATTCGAGCACGACGCAGCACGGAGCTACGTTGGCGCGATGAGCGCCGCCGGAAACTTCGCGCTCGCGAACCGGCAAGTGCTCGCGGACGCGGTGCGCGAGTCCTGTGCATCGCTCTTCCGACGCTCGTCGCAGGCGCTCGGCCTGCGGCTCGTCTACGACGTGGCGCACAACCTGGCGAAGATCGAGGAGCACCTCGTGGATGGACGGCTGCGGCGGGTGTGCGTGCACCGCAAGGGTGCAACGCGCGCATTTGGACCCGGTCACGAAGAGCTCCCAGCGCGGTATGCGGAAATCGGTCAGCCGGTGATCATTCCCGGCTCGATGGGCACCGCGTCGTTCGTCCTCGCCGGCACGTCTCGGGCGCGGGACCTGTCGTTCGCGTCGACGTGCCACGGCGCCGGACGCGCGATGTCACGAACGAAGGCGAAGCAGGTGATGAGCGGCCAGGCGCTCAGGCAGAAGCTCGAAGAGGAGGGCATTCTGCTGGCGCGATCGCAGTGGGCATTGTTGTCCGAGGAAGCACCGTATGCATACAAGAGCGCTGCAGATGTTGTCGAGACGTGTGAAGGTGCCGGTCTCTCACGGGTCGTTGC
Proteins encoded in this region:
- a CDS encoding amidohydrolase family protein; protein product: MPVLGASLFARFATTLVLGVAVLPAAEPVADAVYYNGKIITLWEGVEAAEALAVSGNSFLAVGTNEEVLATAGPSTTKIDLQGQTVVPGLIDAHTHPIEAALSETDSPLPPFDSIAAIQRYIRDRAADTPAGTPIVVPKVFATRLAERRYPTREELDAVAADRPVVVDNGYASVLNSLLLEKYGITRDSPDPPGGKLGRDEKGEPTGLILGASELLGPLRQPRAWTARDRVEALARVHARYNRVGITSTIDRAEDPAGFRAYQALRRDRGLTVRTSVTYRLNGAARPEELRHQIEGLPFITGWGDDWLRVGSLKVVVDGGMLMGTAYLRAPYGTRTDVYGYSDSTYRGELTTPAANVQLTARLARDLGWQMTAHVVGGGALDVLLDAYEAVDERGTLGERRFTATHANFPDPHAIARAKRLGIGFDVQPAWLHLDGDILRDVLGADRVRHLLPLRSLFDAGLVVAGGSDHMVRLDPRHATNPYHPFLGMWIAVTRETHTGTVLVPEERITRLEALRMWTLNAAWMTFEEERKGSIQPGKLADFVVISKDLLTCPEADIKDIEAIRTVVDGREVYRARTGA
- the ychF gene encoding redox-regulated ATPase YchF, with protein sequence MLRLGIVGLPNVGKSTLFNALTSAGAVVANYPFATIEPNTGVVTVPDERLDQITALVQPQRVVPATVEFVDIAGLVRGASQGEGLGNQFLANIREVDAIVHVVRCFEDPNVQHVTGAPDPERDRAIVNIELALADLGTVDRRLERSSKAAKSGDAALKAEVHLLERVRAHLSDGRSVRTFDAGDEERALLPGLHLLTAKPELYAANVAEHDAACGNAYVRALEEAVARDEEEASVVVLSAKVEAELVELPASDRREFLESLGLHESGLDRVARAAYRLLGLRSYFTGSEKEARAWTIRAGDKAPAAAGVIHSDFERGFIRAETVAFEDFVRVGGWKPAREKGLVRAEGKDYVVQDGDVIVFRFNV
- a CDS encoding RNA-splicing ligase RtcB → MVAPRKIGEFVWELPVGFVPGMQVPGRIFASDALMQKAIEDKAVQQVANVATLPGIVVASLAMPDIHWGYGFPIGGVAATDVEHGGVISPGGVGFDIGCGVRLLRSDLAYDTDVKPRLRELVDTLGHRVPRGVGGRGRMSLGVGEVDQVLREGARFAVARGAGWDEDLESCESGGTLPDAEPAFISARAKERGAPQLGSLGAGNHFLEVQVVDEIRDAAAAAAMELFQGQVCVMIHSGSRGIGHQTCTDHLRVIDRLQATLGYALPDRQLACVPFEHDAARSYVGAMSAAGNFALANRQVLADAVRESCASLFRRSSQALGLRLVYDVAHNLAKIEEHLVDGRLRRVCVHRKGATRAFGPGHEELPARYAEIGQPVIIPGSMGTASFVLAGTSRARDLSFASTCHGAGRAMSRTKAKQVMSGQALRQKLEEEGILLARSQWALLSEEAPYAYKSAADVVETCEGAGLSRVVARLRPVAVVKG